A genomic window from Vitis riparia cultivar Riparia Gloire de Montpellier isolate 1030 chromosome 16, EGFV_Vit.rip_1.0, whole genome shotgun sequence includes:
- the LOC117933816 gene encoding receptor-like protein EIX1 isoform X2 has protein sequence MATSPFRYFISLFLLLLCFEACLRVGDAKVGCIERERQALLHFKQGVFDDYGLLSSWGDAEDKRDCCKWRGVECNNQTGHLIRLDLHAPFDRMGFTQSLRGILPTQLGNLSNLQFLDLGRNYAMTCGNLDWLSHLPSLTHLDLSLVNLSKAIHWPQAINKMPSLTELYLSGTQLPPIIPTISISHINSSTSLAVLDLSSNGLTSSIYPWSFNFSSSLVHLDLSSNELRGLIPDAFGDMTTLAYLRLSWNELRGSIPDAFGDMTTLAHLDLQSNHLNGSIPAAFGNMTTLAYLDLSSNELRGSIPDAFGDMTTLAYLDLSLNQLRGSIPDAFGDMTTLAHLDLHSNHLNGSIPDAFGNMTTLAYLDLSLNELRGSIPDAFGNMTSLAYLDLSRNQLEGLQLGCISRISR, from the exons ATGGCTACAAGCCCCTTTcgatattttatttccctttttctgCTTTTGCTCTGTTTCGAAGCCTGTTTGAGGGTGGGTGACGCTAAAGTTGGGTGCATAGAGAGGGAGAGGCAGGCTCTCCTTCACTTCAAACAAGGTGTTTTCGATGACTATGGACTTCTTTCTTCGTGGGGGGATGCGGAAGACAAAAGAGATTGTTGCAAATGGAGAGGAGTGGAGTGTAACAACCAGACGGGTCATCTGATCAGGCTTGATCTTCATGCTCCGTTTGATCGAATGGGTTTTACCCAATCTTTGAGAG GAATTCTTCCCACTCAACTCGGAAATCTTTCCAATTTGCAATTCCTTGATCTTGGACGTAATTATGCTATGACCTGTGGAAACCTTGACTGGCTTTCTCACCTTCCTTCGTTAACACACCTTGACTTGAGTTTGGTTAATCTTAGTAAAGCAATCCATTGGCCACAAGCAATTAATAAAATGCCTTCCCTAACTGAGTTATACTTGAGTGGTACTCAGCTTCCTCCGATTATTCCAACAATATCCATTTCCCATATTAATTCCTCCACTTCTCTTGCTGTGCTTGATCTCTCCTCGAATGGTCTCACTTCTTCAATATACCCATGGTCGTTCAACTTCAGTAGCAGCCTTGTTCATCTTGATCTCTCTTCGAACGAGCTACGTGGTTTAATTCCGGATGCTTTTGGAGACATGACTACTCTGGCATATCTTCGTCTCTCTTGGAACGAGCTACGTGGTTCAATTCCGGATGCTTTTGGAGACATGACTACTCTGGCACACCTTGACCTTCAGTCTAATCATCTAAATGGATCAATTCCGGCTGCTTTTGGAAACATGACTACTCTGGCATATCTTGATCTCTCTTCGAACGAGCTACGTGGTTCAATTCCGGATGCATTTGGAGACATGACTACTCTGGCATATCTTGATCTCTCTTTGAATCAACTACGTGGTTCAATTCCGGATGCTTTTGGAGACATGACTACTCTGGCACACCTTGACCTTCATTCTAATCATCTAAATGGATCAATTCCGGATGCTTTTGGAAACATGACTACTCTGGCATATCTTGATCTCTCTTTGAACGAGCTACGTGGTTCAATTCCGGATGCTTTTGGAAACATGACTAGTCTGGCATATCTTGATCTCTCTCGGAATCAACTTGAAG GACTTCAGCTGGGTTGCATCTCAAGGATTAGTAGGTGA
- the LOC117933816 gene encoding receptor-like protein EIX2 isoform X1, translating to MATSPFRYFISLFLLLLCFEACLRVGDAKVGCIERERQALLHFKQGVFDDYGLLSSWGDAEDKRDCCKWRGVECNNQTGHLIRLDLHAPFDRMGFTQSLRGILPTQLGNLSNLQFLDLGRNYAMTCGNLDWLSHLPSLTHLDLSLVNLSKAIHWPQAINKMPSLTELYLSGTQLPPIIPTISISHINSSTSLAVLDLSSNGLTSSIYPWSFNFSSSLVHLDLSSNELRGLIPDAFGDMTTLAYLRLSWNELRGSIPDAFGDMTTLAHLDLQSNHLNGSIPAAFGNMTTLAYLDLSSNELRGSIPDAFGDMTTLAYLDLSLNQLRGSIPDAFGDMTTLAHLDLHSNHLNGSIPDAFGNMTTLAYLDLSLNELRGSIPDAFGNMTSLAYLDLSRNQLEGEIPKSLTDLCNLQKLLLSRNNLTGLKEKDYLACPNNTLEVLDLSYNQLKGSFPDLSGFSQLRELHLEFNQLNGTLPESIGQLAQLQVLSIPSNSLRGTVSANHLFGLSNLIYLDLSFNSLTFNISLEQVPQFQAQNIILASCKLGPRFPNWLQTQEVLSELDISASGISDVIPNWFWNLASDLQSLNISNNHISGTLPNLQATPLMLDMSSNCLEGSIPQSVFNAGWLYLSKNLFSGSISLSCGTTNQPSWGLSHLDLSNNRLSGELSNCWEQWKGLIVLNLANNNFSGKIKNSIGLLHQMQTLHLRNNSFTGALPSSLKNCRALRLIDLGKNKLSGKITAWMGGSLSDLIVLNLRSNEFNGSIPSSLCQLKQIQMLDLSSNNLSGKIPKCLKNLTAMAQKGSPVLSYETYYNLNIRRYYVDSTLVQWKGKEQEYRKTLRLIKSIDFSSNKLIGEIPIEVTDLVELVSLNLSRNNLIGSIPTTIGQLKLLDFLDLSQNQLNGRIPDNLSQIADLSVLDLSNNTLSGKIPLGTQLQSFDASTYAGNPGLCGPPLLKRCPEDELGGVSFTSGLSSKKEDIQDDANNIWFYGNIVLGFIIGFWGVCGTLLFNSSWRYAYFQLLSKIKDWLYVTTIVNMNRIRRSLQG from the exons ATGGCTACAAGCCCCTTTcgatattttatttccctttttctgCTTTTGCTCTGTTTCGAAGCCTGTTTGAGGGTGGGTGACGCTAAAGTTGGGTGCATAGAGAGGGAGAGGCAGGCTCTCCTTCACTTCAAACAAGGTGTTTTCGATGACTATGGACTTCTTTCTTCGTGGGGGGATGCGGAAGACAAAAGAGATTGTTGCAAATGGAGAGGAGTGGAGTGTAACAACCAGACGGGTCATCTGATCAGGCTTGATCTTCATGCTCCGTTTGATCGAATGGGTTTTACCCAATCTTTGAGAG GAATTCTTCCCACTCAACTCGGAAATCTTTCCAATTTGCAATTCCTTGATCTTGGACGTAATTATGCTATGACCTGTGGAAACCTTGACTGGCTTTCTCACCTTCCTTCGTTAACACACCTTGACTTGAGTTTGGTTAATCTTAGTAAAGCAATCCATTGGCCACAAGCAATTAATAAAATGCCTTCCCTAACTGAGTTATACTTGAGTGGTACTCAGCTTCCTCCGATTATTCCAACAATATCCATTTCCCATATTAATTCCTCCACTTCTCTTGCTGTGCTTGATCTCTCCTCGAATGGTCTCACTTCTTCAATATACCCATGGTCGTTCAACTTCAGTAGCAGCCTTGTTCATCTTGATCTCTCTTCGAACGAGCTACGTGGTTTAATTCCGGATGCTTTTGGAGACATGACTACTCTGGCATATCTTCGTCTCTCTTGGAACGAGCTACGTGGTTCAATTCCGGATGCTTTTGGAGACATGACTACTCTGGCACACCTTGACCTTCAGTCTAATCATCTAAATGGATCAATTCCGGCTGCTTTTGGAAACATGACTACTCTGGCATATCTTGATCTCTCTTCGAACGAGCTACGTGGTTCAATTCCGGATGCATTTGGAGACATGACTACTCTGGCATATCTTGATCTCTCTTTGAATCAACTACGTGGTTCAATTCCGGATGCTTTTGGAGACATGACTACTCTGGCACACCTTGACCTTCATTCTAATCATCTAAATGGATCAATTCCGGATGCTTTTGGAAACATGACTACTCTGGCATATCTTGATCTCTCTTTGAACGAGCTACGTGGTTCAATTCCGGATGCTTTTGGAAACATGACTAGTCTGGCATATCTTGATCTCTCTCGGAATCAACTTGAAGGTGAGATTCCGAAATCCTTGACAGATTTATGTAATTTACAGAAATTATTATTGTCTCGGAACAATCTCACTGGACTGAAGGAAAAAGATTATCTGGCCTGCCCTAATAACACATTAGAGGTTTTAGATTTATCTTATAATCAATTGAAAGGGTCATTTCCCGATCTTTCTGGATTTTCACAGTTGAGAGAATTACATCTTGAATTCAATCAACTAAACGGAACTTTACCTGAAAGTATTGGACAACTAGCTCAACTTCAAGTGTTGTCCATTCCTTCAAATTCATTGCGAGGCACTGTCTCGGCAAACCACCTTTTTGGTCTCTCCAACCTGATTTACTTAGACTTATCTTTCAACTCCCTTACATTCAACATAAGCCTTGAGCAAGTTCCCCAGTTTCAAGCCCAAAATATAATATTGGCCTCTTGCAAATTAGGCCCACGTTTTCCTAATTGGCTTCAAACTCAAGAAGTTTTGAGCGAACTTGATATCTCTGCTTCTGGAATTTCAGATGTCATTCCCAATTGGTTTTGGAATTTAGCTTCAGATTTACAATCGTTAAACATTTCCAACAATCACATCTCAGGGACTTTGCCAAATTTACAAGCAACTCCTTTAATGTTGGATATGAGTTCAAATTGCTTGGAAGGTTCAATACCACAATCTGTTTTCAATGCTGGATGGTTGTATCTCTCCAAGAACTTGTTTTCAGGCTCAATTTCTTTATCGTGCGGGACTACTAATCAGCCTAGTTGGGGTTTGTCTCATCTTGACCTCTCAAATAATCGACTATCAGGAGAACTATCCAATTGTTGGGAGCAGTGGAAAGGTTTAATTGTTCTTAATTTggcaaataataatttttctgggaaaattaaaaattcgaTTGGCTTGTTACATCAGATGCAAACATTGCATTTACGTAACAATAGTTTTACTGGAGCACTGCCTTCGTCCTTAAAGAACTGCAGAGCTTTGCGTCTTATAGATttgggaaaaaataaattgtcagGAAAAATAACCGCATGGATGGGAGGAAGCCTGTCAGATTTGATCGTTCTCAACCTAAGATCTAATGAATTTAATGGAAGCATACCTTCAAGTCTTTGTCAACTGAAACAGATTCAAATGTTGGACCTCTCTAGCAACAATCTATCAGGAAAGATACCAAAATGTCTCAAAAATTTAACAGCCATGGCTCAAAAAGGAAGTCCGGTCCTTTCTTACGAAACATATTACAATTTGAATATCCGACGTTACTatgttgatagtacattggttcaatggaaaggaaaagaacaagAGTACAGGAAAACTCTTAGACTCATCAAGAGCATTGATTTTTCAAGCAATAAATTAATTGGTGAAATTCCTATAGAAGTAACTGATTTGGTAGAATTGGTGTCATTGAATTTATCAAGAAACAATTTGATTGGATCAATCCCTACAACAATTGGTCAATTGAAATTATTGGATTTTCTTGATCTATCTCAAAACCAACTTAATGGTAGAATTCCGGATAATCTTTCTCAAATAGCCGATCTAAGTGTTTTAGACCTATCAAATAACACCTTGTCAGGTAAAATTCCATTAGGCACTCAATTACAAAGCTTTGATGCCTCCACATATGCGGGAAATCCTGGACTTTGTGGACCACCTCTTTTGAAAAGGTGTCCTGAAGATGAACTTGGGGGAGTCTCCTTCACTAGTGGTCTTAGTAGTAAAAAAGAGGACATTCAAGATGATGCAAATAATATATGgttttatggaaatattgttCTTGGATTCATCATCGGATTTTGGGGAGTTTGTGGCACTTTACTATTCAATAGTTCATGGAGATATGCCTATTTCCAGTTGTTGAGCAAGATAAAGGATTGGTTGTACGTGACAACAATAGTAAATATGAATAGAATACGAAGGAGCCTGCAAGGTTAA